In a single window of the Haloprofundus halobius genome:
- a CDS encoding Lrp/AsnC family transcriptional regulator, which yields MASDELDPVDKGILYLLQEDARNNTTSAIGEQVGVSSSTVANRIKKLEEGGIITGYHPTIDYEQTGMGHHLLVIGTVPIDDQEEIVDDLVSVPGVVSVSELLTNNANLSIELVGQNKQEIEKSIGEMSELGVDIERMDLLKRVRAFPYNHFGKEFTNEDDAG from the coding sequence ATGGCTTCGGACGAACTTGACCCGGTTGACAAAGGTATCCTGTATCTCTTGCAGGAAGATGCCCGGAATAACACGACGAGCGCCATCGGGGAACAGGTCGGCGTCTCGTCCAGTACGGTCGCCAATCGCATCAAGAAGCTCGAAGAGGGCGGCATTATCACGGGATACCACCCGACGATTGACTACGAGCAAACGGGGATGGGCCATCACCTGCTCGTCATCGGGACGGTTCCAATTGACGACCAAGAGGAGATTGTTGACGACCTCGTTAGTGTTCCGGGTGTAGTGAGTGTCAGTGAGTTATTAACCAATAACGCAAACCTCTCAATTGAGTTGGTCGGGCAGAACAAGCAAGAAATTGAGAAAAGCATCGGTGAGATGAGCGAGTTGGGCGTCGATATTGAGCGCATGGATTTGCTGAAGCGGGTTCGAGCGTTCCCTTACAATCACTTCGGAAAGGAATTCACGAACGAGGACGACGCTGGATAA
- a CDS encoding DUF7344 domain-containing protein: MVGTSTAFDSVLDLCQHQHRRIVLGTLAEEQRSLTLDDLTKAILKYNHQTPLTEASEDVLTKIRLSLYHVHLPKLAAEGLIDYDSERHLVEPTEQLDQVQPTLSTILDADSSLEAPIEL, encoded by the coding sequence ATGGTTGGGACTTCTACCGCCTTCGACTCGGTGCTCGACCTGTGTCAACACCAGCACCGCCGAATCGTTCTTGGAACGCTCGCAGAAGAACAGCGGTCGTTAACACTCGACGACCTTACGAAGGCTATCCTCAAGTACAATCATCAGACGCCACTGACAGAGGCGTCCGAAGACGTACTAACAAAAATTCGCCTCTCGTTGTATCATGTCCACCTCCCAAAGTTGGCCGCGGAAGGACTCATCGACTACGATTCAGAACGCCACCTCGTGGAACCGACCGAGCAATTAGATCAGGTGCAGCCGACCCTGTCAACGATTCTTGATGCCGATTCCTCGCTCGAAGCACCGATAGAACTGTAA
- a CDS encoding helix-turn-helix domain-containing protein: MATEATFTVPSDQFPLGTVFTQLPNVTVTLERLIPAQDVVIPYFWVRGTEVDDIESAFTEHPGVQAIRLVDSVGDEYLLRVEWALDYDDVLTILAETEVPLIEATGTHQQWTFEVRGDDRSDVADFQRRCRELDIPITLTELHALTPVETGTEAALTDTQQEALVLAYERGYFESPREVTLEELGKELGISQQAVGSRLRGGIKHVLGSTLSALTARP, translated from the coding sequence ATGGCTACTGAGGCGACGTTCACGGTTCCGTCAGACCAGTTCCCCTTGGGGACAGTGTTCACCCAACTGCCGAACGTGACGGTCACGCTGGAGCGACTTATCCCTGCACAGGACGTGGTGATCCCGTACTTCTGGGTGCGGGGAACCGAAGTCGACGACATCGAGAGCGCGTTCACCGAGCACCCCGGCGTGCAGGCGATTCGGCTCGTTGACTCTGTCGGGGACGAGTATCTGTTACGCGTCGAGTGGGCGTTAGATTACGACGACGTGCTCACCATCCTGGCTGAGACAGAGGTTCCACTAATCGAGGCCACCGGGACACACCAACAGTGGACGTTCGAGGTCCGCGGTGACGACCGAAGCGACGTCGCAGACTTTCAACGACGCTGTCGAGAGCTAGACATCCCGATCACGTTGACGGAGCTGCACGCACTGACGCCGGTTGAGACGGGGACCGAAGCCGCCCTCACTGACACGCAGCAAGAGGCGCTGGTGCTTGCCTACGAGCGTGGGTACTTCGAATCCCCCCGCGAGGTCACGTTGGAAGAACTCGGCAAGGAACTCGGCATCTCACAGCAGGCCGTCGGCTCCCGCCTCCGCGGGGGGATCAAGCACGTCCTCGGGAGCACGCTCTCCGCCCTGACAGCCCGCCCCTGA
- a CDS encoding HalOD1 output domain-containing protein, whose translation MSQVQTIETDSRSVSQAVIDVIAAVEGTPPTELTPPLYDVVDPEALDNVFAGKASLGKVVFNYNSYEVSVEADGYVAVTDHTR comes from the coding sequence ATGAGTCAGGTTCAGACCATCGAGACGGATAGTCGGAGTGTGAGTCAGGCAGTAATAGATGTAATAGCTGCCGTTGAGGGTACTCCACCTACGGAATTAACGCCGCCACTGTACGACGTAGTTGACCCCGAGGCGTTGGACAACGTGTTCGCTGGGAAGGCATCGCTGGGTAAGGTGGTGTTCAACTACAACAGTTACGAGGTTAGTGTGGAGGCCGATGGCTATGTGGCCGTCACGGACCACACTCGATAG